Sequence from the Macrobrachium rosenbergii isolate ZJJX-2024 chromosome 26, ASM4041242v1, whole genome shotgun sequence genome:
CTCAAGATGTGGAAGTTTTTGGCACAGGAATCTCCTACTAGATTTACATTAACACCACCATAAACAGTGACTACTgttttgcaatctctctctctccataatatatatatatatacatatatatatatatatatatatatatatatatatatatatatatatatatatatatatatatatatatacatacatacatattttctttttcaatgaccctacttttatttatgctttcGCTCGTATTTTTCTGTTGTAAGTCTTATATATTTTGGGTTTCCATTCTCTATTGTGACTTGgctcaaaacatattttatatcaaACTTTTGACTGGGAGTCAACGAAGGTCAATCAGGATAGGGGTAACTGTCCCGTGGGGATTTGTTCATTATTAATCTGGCGGcctaattaattattcatactgattttcttttgtaaataatttggtAGGCCaaatagtatatatttatctatttatatatactgtatatatatatatatatatatatatatatatatatatatatatatatatatatatatatatatatatgtatatatgtatatatatatatatatatatatatatatagagagagagagagagagagagagagagagagagagagagagagagagagagagagagagagagttcttcattggaggggtgggtagagctctcggctagcacgctgttggcccagcgttcgactctccgatcggccagtgaagaattaagaggaatatatttccggtgatggaaattaatttctcgtcataatgtggttcggattccacaataagctataggtcccgttgctgggtaaccagttggttcttagccaagtaaaataaatctaatccttcgggccagccctacgagagctgttaatcagctcagtggtctggtgaaactaagatatatatatatatatatatatatatatatatatatatatatatatatatatatatatatatatatatatatatgtgtgtgtgtgtgtgtgtgtgtgtgtgtgtgtgtgtgtgtgtgtgtctgtgtgtgtgtgtgtatatacatacatatacactatttGGCCTaccaaattatttacaaaagaaaatcagtataaataattaattaggCCACCAGATTAATAATGAACAAATCCCCACGGGACAGTTACCCCTATCCTGACTGACCTTAGCATTGACTCCCAGTCaaaagtttaatataaaatatgttttgaatCAAATCACAACAGAGAGAGGAAACCCAAAATATATAAGACTTACAACGGAAAAATACGACCGAAAGCATAAACACAAGTAGGGCCCTTGAAAAATATAGTTCACAAAAACCAAGATCCAGTTTCGTAAAAGGTACCTTTGATTACACGGCACTTATTCTATTCCATAAGTACACTAAAGTACTAAAAAGATAAGGGACCTCAGAGACATCCAAGAAATTCAAACATATACATTATCCAAAAACACCTTagcacatacatgtatgtatatacatgaacataAATGCATGAGTATTATTACTatcaatcagaagatgaaccctattcatatggaataagcccacaggggtcactgaaaTTTaaactcccaaagaatatggtgtttattaaaaagaagtaacagaaggtagtgggaaatacagaaagagagatcacttattaaaaaaaaggtattaacaaattagtaagtgaataaataaaaatgtaaataaatgatgaaagtacaaggagaactgcattagggtagtgatgcatgcCTCAGGGAGCATACAAGGGAAGTATAATGTGTATGATACGCAAGCATACACGTCCCGAATGTACATGTGAACTCCGAGATAACGTATGACAATagaactgcattaaaaaaaaaaaaaaaaaagagagataggtATTATCAACAACGTCTTTTCTCCACATGTTTCATTTCACAAAACCTTCTATAAAAGAGGACGTCCACTGCCTACTTAAAGGAATCTCATTTCCTTGAACTTTATATTTGTCGATCACGTTCAGAACAGCACTCCTTTAAAACAGGTAAATTTGCCCCGCAGttttctctcttgattttccTGGCCTTTGTATTCTGCACTGTATTTGGTTCCTTCCAagatgctactactactactactactactactactactactactattattattattattattattattattattattattattattattattattattataccagtgCCTTGGCGGAAGTACGCTCGATATATgagtgttcattttctttttcataccaatataataataataattttctgatatAAAAGGCCAAACTGTTTACATATACAATGTGTACAGGAAGGGGAATATAGAACATCGAGAATAAAattgattatttgtatatataatataattatatatatacatatgtgtgtgtatactggtACAGAATGTAACCCAATATAAATAACTAAGGGTGGCACCTGAGGGGGAGCCgttaaaaatccaaataaatattaCTACAACTACTAACAGACGGTATCAATTAACTGCAGCAAATCCAATCTGTTCGTTCAGgggctaaaaatgaaaataatacaggttgattttttaaaactgttcCACAAACACGAGCCTGGTAGATATGGTACTTGAATGTGAGTGGGAAGTTTATCAGgataattataaatgaatgcTGAAGATATCAAAGCCTTCCACCCTAAATTCGAAAGATTTCAAGGCACTTGACTGGAAGTTGGAAAGATACCAATGCGTCTCACATTCATGGGAGATATTCGAGCATCTAAGCTTCAGTTGGAGAGACAACAGGATCTCTGAATTTGAGTACGAGAGATATAAGGAAATAtcaatgagaatgagagagacatTTAAACATCTGAACATGATTGGGAGACACCTTGGGCATCTAAACGAGCGAGAAACATATCTGGGGCTTCTGAATGAGTGGGAGACATGTGGCCATCTGACCAAGGTAGGAAAATTATCTGGGTATCTGAACATGCGTGGGAGAGATATCAGAGCATTTGGAAAGAACCAATACAGTAATTcggtctgaaaaaaaattaatacaaaaataaaaaacctgataAGACATATGTTAAGAGGGTATAACCACCTACTGCCTGGATCATACAGTACATGGGACAACTTTTAAACTAATCTTTCATGAATAAGAACTTCCATCATTCCAGcccatataaaagaaaatatgtgaaacaaaGCTCTACTTGTATGTAAGAAGTATTCAAATATTATCAAATGTAGCGCTGCAACTTAACTTGCATACTGCTCTTGGGTAATGTTTCGTTTCTTCTTGTGGAACATACTAATACTTGTACCTCCATCTCTTCTGTACATATTGTCttacatttctatttcttttctctgatTTCCCAGCCACCTGCAGCATTCTAAAATGGCAGCCACATGGACCAAATATGTATTTGTGCTGTATGCAATGGCATACTTGTGGATAATTGCCCAGGCATATGAACCCCACGAACTGTCAACAGACGCAAGTAAACCAAAAGATCTATTGTCAGATAATGTTACTCTAACCATTTCTAACGACACGAGTCTACCCACGGCTATTCCCTGCCCAAACCCTCATGACATCCTACCATGTCAATGTTATGCAATTAGCAACACAACTATGGATATCAACTGCTCAAATGTAACAAGTGAGGATCAGCTGAGGGTCGTCTTCAGCAAGCGATTCCCTTTCATTAACTTCAGAACACTGACAATACAAGGAAACATACGTCTGAATGCACTGCGTGGAGGAGACCTAGGCAAATGTACCTTCCAGAACATAGACATCAGGGACTCTGCACTAATTGAACTAGAAGATTCTGCCCTAGAGAACAGTTACAACACTATGATGACCCTTACTCTAATCAACAACAACCTCGTTTCAATACCAGAGATCTCACAATTCTCCAGTTTATGGTCACTTGACTTTTCGTACAATGCTTTGATAGAATTTCCTCAGCTATATTCAACAACACTGTCAAGGCTCGTTCTACAAGGTTACGCTTGGGATGCGGTTCCAGTTAATGCATTTAAATACCTACCAGCACTTAACAcaatacaaatttcattttgttcacTAGCAAAACTACAACCTGGTAAGTACAGCAGTTTGAATATTACTGAGAGCACCTGGgataatgaataagtgaaaaataaaatgtgcttATATGCATGTAATATTTGGAGATGCACATGTACAAAATGATACGTTTTAGATTTCTtatctattctttcttttaagaCACCTTTACCAACAACAATTTTGGATACATAAGTCTGGAAAGCAACAATATCGGCTCCATTCCAACGGATGGATTTCTTATGTATGGATCCAACAACACTTTACTCCTCAACAGTAATCGAATTACAAATATACCTCCAGGAGCTTTCTCTGGTTAGTGACTAATTTGTAACGGTAAGGAGACTCAGTAATTTCTGTACAGAGACAAATTATCTCTGGCTTATAATTTGTTAGTAACTGCAAGTTAGTCTAtgtaatttctgttttgaaaatggaATTCTGATACTACTGATTCAGTCATTACTTCCAGTAAATTTGGGGACTTGAAGTTTTTGGgataattaatttcatgatttCTCATTGGTGATGTATTAGCAACTACTTGATGGTGAAAAgctttttctgatactgataATCACATGCACATAGTCTGTGATTCACTGATTTCCTTGACAGAGCCTTACCCACTCTATCTAATCAAAAGTATTTTCTGGTTATCAGCTCATCACAAAATCCTGTGTTAGTGTAAAGCCACTTTCATTCAATATTTACCTCATTATCAAGTTGACTGCAGTACAAGGAATGGTCTATCTGACATTCGTCACTGGTGATCAAACTTTTGTACATTTGATGCTTGTATCTTTCTGAAACTTGATGTTCGGCTTATAAAACTACATTTCAGAATATcaaggaaattcataaaaaaaaataaatatatactcttCATAATTAAAACATAACACATGCATGAATATTTACACaagttaaatatgtataaatgttagGCATTTAAATCATGATCTTTTTAAACTGCCTTCAGAAGCCGACTTAGCGTCATATATAATTAGCATTATTGGCATTACAATTACTTCTGGCAGCCGGAGACACTGGAAactcattattaattttaagtaGTAAACCATTACCtatttataatattcttttgaggAGTAATATCACACAAATGAGTTCTGAATAATTACTAGCCAGTAACTCATTAATTTCTGGTAACATACGTACTGGTACCTACTTAAACCTAGTAACCCACTACTAATTTATATGATGgtcttttcttgaaatttacaGTTACTTATGGTTTCAAGTGACTGGTAATCCAAAACACAAACACCATTATTGTACTTCATGCAAGAGAATGGAGAAGAAGAGAGGTACAGCATGTAAAATTCAGTACATGAATTAGACACTGACAAACACAAAAGGCAGTCAAACTGTTAAAGTGCTAAAATGTCCCTCCTACACGGTGCAGAGAAAATAGGCTAGCTGACAACCTAATGTGTCTAAGTTGGTTTCCCTGGGGAACCACTAGCTAACAGCTCCACTATCATCTTGGGTACAGGCTATGGTAGCTACATTTCACATATCCAAAATACTGGATCCATTCGCATACCCCAGTAGTTTTAATGATTCAGTTAAGTTAAAAATACCTTTTGTAGACTAAAGATTACAATTCTATACTGTCTAAACAACGCTATACTTCCAGATAAGTACACTGCATAGATACAAATtgtataatcatatttttctttacatatagtccaaaacttttttgttttactttcatatttaatattcttATGCTAACATATCCTTAAAGGTCTCTATTTGTATGCatcaaatgtttgtttaaaaggCTTTCCTGCTTAAATATAGTAGGTTGTGGTTAATGTTTTCCTCTCTGCGTTTGATATTTCTACTGGTCAAAGAATAAGGACGAAAAATCTAATCTCCCACAGGTGTCACTGGGACACTGCAACTGAGTTACAATTCCCTCACAGAATTGCCTGAGGATACATGGAAACCTTTACTGGAAGACAATGTAATGCTTTATATAGCAGGTTAGTTTGCTTATGAGAATTTATATCTGTCACTGCATATATACATCAACACTTTCtcacataggcctacatacagtactgcacatacaaacatacaaatatacatacatataagagtACCATATACGAATTTAAAAACTCCTcctaaacttcctttgttttcttttttctgtaggTAACCCATTTACCTGTGGCTGTGAAATTGCCTGGCTGATCCTCAATCAAACTCTCCTTGGCAGAATTCATGATCAGGCAACTTGTTATGATGGACAAGCTTTCATTGAATTGAATCCAGTATGGTATGAAACAATGTGTGACTATTAGTGTGCATACTCAACTGTGTACAGTCTAATATAATTTGacattctgaaaaataattttttatgttcttgtatgCTGTCCATGTAAACTCAAGATCAatgaagaagagaataaaatgttGTGACTGATATCATTAATATCAATATCATCATTTTTACCAGAGAATAAAAAAGCTaagtaagaaatacagaaagtagcAGAACCTCTTAATGGAAGACTCTTGGGTGGATAATACCCCTAATAATGCTTGTCATTGAGTAAAAAGAGATATGGTACTGAGTGCAGGTTTTCTAAACAAACCATTGCTGATAACAAATAAGACATgcaatcattataataaaaaatgtacaaattaaagCTACTCTGTAAGCAACACATCTGCCTGATAGTCACAGTACAATAAGAATGGATTCCCAAGATACTGAAAATGGCAATCATGAAGGATGTCTAAGCACTACCATAAGAGTCCTGTAACAATACACAACCTTCTTATCCACTTCACACATGCACTCTTAAACAGAATTCCTTCTTGCACACCTCAGTGAAGCACAATCAAGTGGCATTCATTCACATCCATCTCAGACAAAGTCTGTTACCTAAGATATCCAGTACCATAGGGTCTGTTCCTCCACGACTACTTACTGAATAGTACTTTGTTATTCAAAGGAAACTTTCACCAACTGCTTAAGCCATAGCCAAACTCAGGTACCAGAGTGAGTCAAAACTAATCTGATGGTTTATTCCTCAACAAATGGGTAATCTTCCATTTAATTTATGGATTAAATTTAAACAAGTCTGCTGGAAAAAGATGGGTAAGTAACAAACAAGTCACATGACACTCATTTGTAGTTGCAGGCATGGGTTTTCCATGGATTTTCCATTAAATCACCAGAATCTAATAAAATGTTTCTGCCTtaaacctaaaaatattttaCGAGGACTATTTCACCAAGGAAGGTTCTGAGTAATTCACTTTAACAGTCAATATTTTCCTGTACAAGATCTAGATCCCAGTTACCAAAGTTGGAGATATCTCAAATATGAAAcatcctaagttaggttaggtgaaGATCTACCCGTATAATTAAAAAACGCAAAAAAGATCATATACacttttaatgaattatgaaatacaCCTGTCCTTATGAACAATGACATGCCTgtaaaataataactttaaaatctgATATAATTATATTAGATTTAACTTGATACCAAAATTCACCAATTTGATATTTGGTAAAATAGTTCTAggcctattcctctttctccatACAATCAGGTAACGGCAGAACTACATAGTAGCTCCGCGCAGCCGATGGCGCTATAACTTGaccttttctacagttttttggttgctaattatgaatttacctttcatttttggcactCGAGCctaattaacttgtaattaacccctgaagtccatccaacaagggggtTTCCATAGGCgaccttcacaagacagagcacgggtacgtctgtttcgaacagttcatatcccgtccgacaagtgcaataacttgttaacgtatgggtacccaaccaagcctgggccagtactaaacatggcgaagggacattccatttggctgacaacaaacagatgcactgccagtatAAGAACccttaaaagtgtagaaaaaaccagctgaaaaggtaaaaacaggcatggTGCTAATGTATAAAATTACCCAGGTaactatcaaaatacaaggacTGGATCTTTGACCTTCACTGACAATCACAAAACACTTAGATATCTCCTCCAAGGGTAAAACTACAGAACAACTCCACATGgattattaccttggaaattgatttttcccatacttttaaATGTTGCTGCTGAAGAaggtattgttgtttattaccGGCCAATTGTTATTAACCACATATCTCTACCCATCATGGTTGGAGACCCCTTGGGAACGTGGGGTTTTGGATGGGGGAAATTACTGCGAGAAAGGCCGGACTGTCATGTTGTTATGAAATGGTTCCGTGCATGCGCAAATTATTAggaagccatatgttcaagaagggattggctaggGAAAGCTATTGTATGAGGAACTATACTAAACTAACCTTccctagtaggctgtgttacttaggcTGGGGGCTCTGCCACCATGCGCCCCCCACCCCACGGCGAGgtgaaactccactttttactaAAAGTTCCCATATAGGCTAACATTGCACATGCaggatagcattccaggatgccaAAGACACAATATCATCTCTGAGGTTTATCTAATTACTGCCGACCggcaaaaaataatggtaaatccTTGATAAGCAACCgaaatactattaaaaaaaaagggaattttcaaGGTAATACACTGTAGCCCCCAAGTGGTAGGTCTACCTGACGAATCAACTTCCTCCGCACGTGAACAACAACGCGGTCGCCATGCGGCTGAAACTCAGATTCTCATGAGAATGATCGATGTAAATACCTCCAACATTGTCATCGCCACCTTTCATGCATTGTTACCATTCTGTACATTATTACGCCTGCTATACAACcatgtacatttattttatattcaaatgttttacatatatgcatCTGTCATTTTGCATCCGTGAAAAACACAGATGCATCTGTCAAGAGGTCGGGACTACTGACCTTTGTGAATTAATAAATCAGTAAGCTTCTGACCTGCAATCTCGTTTGTACCTCGCTCACAACCCCATGCGGAGCTGTTCCATACTTCTACacctttgttttataaatacacatacctTTCGGTTGGTCAAGTCAATTTCGAAGGATTGGTCGAACTCTGACTTGCTGCTGGGCCTATTGACGACGATCCTAGGTCTAACATATTTCCGTAACTTCACTACAGAATAAATGAATTCCAACTAATTATGGGTTTTCTCACTGGACTGCCTTTCCTAGATGAGACTGGGCCTAAATATTGCTTTCTCGTGAGACTGATTGTGAAGAGCAGTTAACACCTTGGATTTATGAGAAAACAGGCTGGAACGATCATCAATTGCCATAATGCAAAGCTTGCATCCAGAAATTAATGTCTTCTAGGCTAATATCTATTGAAATTATCACTAATGGTCCAAGTTCTGTATCAAATAATTTCACTATTAATAAAATAAGTGTTTACAATTACATTTCAAAGCTTTAATGACGACAACTTCTATCCGTAAACACAAAATGAGCATAGTAGACAGTGACGTTTTAACCACGAGAGCAAAACCGAACAGAAACACAAGGGAAACCTGACTAGAGGTCAgtataaatttgttatattttcaggAAGATCATTTGCATTTACCTGCTAAGCaaggattttaatgaaatatattaagtttgttgatatttcagagaaaaataagttaaaaattacGCCAGCAAACGCTTAAAAGAGCTGAAATAATCTtgtcaaatgacatttttttggAGTGATCTTTATCTTGGTcgtgttattattgtttacatttgCTGTCCTTGACTGTTGCAAAACGTTACTGTGTTACAAGAATTGTGACTTGTGggttttgatatactgtacatagttgCTAAAAATTAGAGGCTCTGTTTTTGCTATTTCCACTTATTACCGTtaagtatattgtatattttagttGTAATCTATAATTGTTTGTTTGCTACATGAAATACATCATATGGACCCTACAGTTGAAAGGCATGTTAATGGGCATCATTGACGATGGTATGACTAACCATGCCCTAATATATTGTCAAAGAAACTAGCCACAGCCTGTACCTGGCTACTTTCCTTGATCAGTTCTTTGGTCTAAGCTTCACCAGTCAAGTGGAATTTTAGAAATCGG
This genomic interval carries:
- the LOC136853043 gene encoding oplophorus-luciferin 2-monooxygenase non-catalytic subunit-like yields the protein MAATWTKYVFVLYAMAYLWIIAQAYEPHELSTDASKPKDLLSDNVTLTISNDTSLPTAIPCPNPHDILPCQCYAISNTTMDINCSNVTSEDQLRVVFSKRFPFINFRTLTIQGNIRLNALRGGDLGKCTFQNIDIRDSALIELEDSALENSYNTMMTLTLINNNLVSIPEISQFSSLWSLDFSYNALIEFPQLYSTTLSRLVLQGYAWDAVPVNAFKYLPALNTIQISFCSLAKLQPDTFTNNNFGYISLESNNIGSIPTDGFLMYGSNNTLLLNSNRITNIPPGAFSGVTGTLQLSYNSLTELPEDTWKPLLEDNVMLYIAGNPFTCGCEIAWLILNQTLLGRIHDQATCYDGQAFIELNPVWYETMCDY